Proteins encoded together in one Phyllostomus discolor isolate MPI-MPIP mPhyDis1 chromosome 6, mPhyDis1.pri.v3, whole genome shotgun sequence window:
- the MYRF gene encoding myelin regulatory factor isoform X2 — protein MEVVDETEALQRFFEGHDINGALEPSNIDTSILEEYISKEDASDLCFPDISAPAGAAAYAHGQPAIPGSSGVHHLSPPGGGPSPGRHGPHPPPSYSAPLNCNNNNGMGAAPKPFLGGSGPPIKAEPKAPYAPGTLPDSPPDSGSEAYSPQQVNDPHLLRTLTPETLCHAGGPSRLEHLPPPPAHLPGPPPPPPPPPHYPVLQRDLYMKAEPPMPPYAAMGQGLVPAELHHAQQSQMLHQLLQQHGAELPTHPSKKRKHSESPPNTLNAQMLNGMIKQEPGTGTALPPHPPRAPSPPWPPQGPLSPGPGSLPLSIARVQTPPWHPPGAPSPGLLQDSDSLSGSYLDPNYQSIKWQPHQQNKWATLYDANYKELPMLTYRVDADKGFNFSVGDDAFVCQKKNHFQVTVYIGMLGEPKYVKTPEGLKPLDCFYLKLHGVKLEALNQCINIEQSQSDRSKRPFNPVTVSLPPEQVTKVTVGRLHFSETTANNMRKKGKPNPDQRYFMLVVALQAHAQNQNYTLAAQISERIIVRASNPGQFESDSDVLWQRAQVPDTVFHHGRVGINTDRPDEALVVHGNVKVMGSLMHPSDLRAKEHVQEVDTTEQLKRISRMRLVHYRYKPEFAATAGIEASAPETGVIAQEVKEILPEAVKDTGDVVFANGNTIENFLVVNKERIFMENVGAVKELCKLTDNLETRIDELERWSHKLAKLRRLDSFKSTGSSGAFSHTGSQFSRVGSVPHKKRPPKVASKPSSVVPDQACISQRFLQGTIIALVVVMAFSVVSMSTLYVLSLRTEEDLVETDGSFAVSTSCLLALLRPQHPGVGEAMHPWSSQNFGTTQLRQSPVTTGLPGTRPSLLLVPTGLTSSAPRPALRALDLCSSRPCPVVCCPSPTPSPSMDSSLRSSINPSRGLSPSPGPSTNRSDPSQMALLPVTNIRAKSWGLSANGIGHFKHPKSLEPVASPAVPFPGVQGKTKNSPSLRIHGRARRGAPQPGLGPTQTRGPPDAAPSLTSIQVLETSMPITSQYCVPGAACRPGNVTYHIPVSGGTPLHLGLTLQMNSSFPVSVVLCSLTSEEPCEEGGLPRSLHTHQDTQGTSHQWPVSILSSREFTYHFQVALLGQANCSAEAPVRPATDYYFRFYRLCD, from the exons GCCATGACATCAATGGCGCCCTGGAGCCCTCCAACATCGACACCAGCATCCTGGAGGAGTACATCAGTAAAGAGGATGCCTCCGACCT CTGCTTCCCTGACATCTCCGCTCCAGCCGGCGCCGCCGCCTACGCCCACGGGCAACCAGCGATCCCCGGCTCGAGCGGGGTCCACCACCTGAGCCCCCCTGGGGGCGGACCCTCCCCGGGGCGCCacggcccccacccacccccgagcTACAGCGCCCCGCTCAACTGCAACAACAACAATGGCATGGGTGCCGCTCCCAAGCCCTTCCTGGGGGGCTCTGGGCCCCCCATCAAGGCAGAGCCCAAGGCTCCCTATGCCCCAGG cacGCTGCCCGACTCCCCTCCAGACTCAGGCTCCGAGGCCTATTCCCCGCAGCAGGTGAACG ACCCCCACCTCCTGCGCACCCTAACCCCTGAGACCCTGTGCCATGCGGGGGGGCCCTCTCGCCTGGAGCACCTGCCCCCACCGCCAGCCCACCTGCCaggccccccgccgcccccgccacccccacctcacTACCCCGTCCTGCAGCGGGACCTGTACATGAAGGCGGAGCCCCCGATGCCCCCCTACGCGGCcatggggcaggggctggtgccCGCCGAGCTGCACCACGCCCAGCAGTCCCAGATGCTGCACCAGCTGCTGCAGCAACATGGAGCCGA GCTCCCCACGCACCCCTCGAAGAAGAGGAAGCACTCGGAATCACCCCCCAACACCCTCAACGCCCAGATGCTGAACGGGATGATCAAACAGGAGCCCGGGACCGGGACAGCCCTGCCGCCACACCCCCCTCGAGCCCCGTCCCCGCcctggcctccccagggcccactCTCGCCCGGCCCCGGCTCCTTGCCCCTCAGCATCGCCCGGGTGCAGACGCCGCCCTGGCACCCACCAGGTGCGCCGTCACCAG GTCTCCTGCAGGACAGTGACAGCCTCAGTGGCTCCTACCTGGACCCCAACTACCAGTCCATCAAGTGGCAGCCACACCAGCAGAACAAGTGGGCAACGCTGTACGACGCGAACTACAAGGAGCT gcccATGCTCACCTACCGCGTGGACGCCGACAAGGGCTTCAACTTCTCGGTGGGAGACGACGCCTTCGTGTGCCAGAAGAAGAACCACTTCCAGGTGACGGTGTACATCGGCATGCTGGGCGAGCCCAAGTACGTCAAGACGCCCGAAGGCCTCAAGCCCCTCGACTGCTTCTACCTGAAGCTGCACGGAGTGAAG ctggAAGCCCTGAACCAGTGCATCAACATCGAGCAGTCTCAGTCGGACCGCAGCAAGCGGCCCTTCAACCCCGTCAC GGTCAGTCTGCCCCCTGAGCAGGTCACGAAGGTGACCGTGGGGCGGCTGCACTTCAGCGAGACCACCGCCAACAACATGCGCAAGAAGGGCAAGCCCAACCCTGACCAGAG GTACTTCATGCTGGTGGTGGCCCTCCAGGCCCACGCACAAAATCAGAACTACACGCTGGCGGCCCAGATCTCAGAGCGCATCATCGTGCGG GCCTCCAACCCAGGCCAGTTTGAGAGCGACAGCGACGTGCTGTGGCAGCGGGCACAGGTGCCCGACACCGTCTTCCACCACGGCCGCGTGGGCATCAACACGGACCGGCCTGACGAGGCGCTGGTCGTGCACGGCAACGTCAAGGTCATGGGCTCGCTCATGCACCCGTCGGACCTTCGGGCCAAGGAGCACGTGCAAGAG GTGGACACCACGGAGCAGCTGAAGAGGATCTCGCGCATGCGGCTGGTGCACTACAGATACAAGCCAGAGTTTGCGGCCACCGCCGGCATTGAGGCCTCGGCACCCGAGACAG GTGTCATTGCCCAGGAGGTGAAGGAGATCCTGCCTGAGGCTGTGAAGGACACTGGAGACGTGGTCTTTGCCAACGGGAACACCATAGAGAACTTTCTGGTGGTGAATAAG GAGCGCATCTTCATGGAGAACGTGGGTGCCGTGAAGGAGCTGTGCAAGCTCACCGACAACCTGGAGACGCGCATCGACGAGCTGGAGCGCTGGAGCCACAAGCTGGCCAAGCTGCGGCGGCTGGACAGCTTCAAGTCCACCGGCAGCTCGGGCGCCTTCAG CCACACAGGGAGCCAGTTCAGCCGGGTGGGCAGCGTCCCCCACAAGAAGAGGCCCCCCAAGGTGGCCAGCAag CCGTCGTCCGTGGTCCCAGACCAGGCCTGCATCAGCCAGCGCTTCCTGCAGGGAACCATCATTGCCCTGGTGGTGGTCATGGCTTTCAG CGTGGTGTCCATGTCCACCCTGTACGTGCTGAGCCTGCGCACCGAGGAGGACCTGGTGGAGACGGATGG CTCTTTTGCCGTGTCCACTTCCTGTCTCCTGGCCCTGCTCCGGCCCCAGCACCCTGGGGTGGGTGAGGCCATGCACCCGTG GTCCAGCCAGAACTTCGGGACCACTCAGCTCCGACAGTCCCCTGTGACCACTGGGCTGCCAGGCACACGGCCCTCTTTGCTGCTGG TCCCCACCGGCCTGACCAGCTCAGCCCCCCGACCGGCCCTCCGCGCCTTGGACCTGTGCTCCAGCCGCCCCTGCCCTGTCGTCTGCTGCCCCTCACCCACTCCAAGCCCTTCCATGGACTCTAGTCTTCGCTCCAGCATCAACCCCAGCCGTGGTCTCAGCCCCAGTCCTGGCCCCTCCACGAACCGCTCAG ACCCTAGCCAGATGGCCCTGCTGCCAGTCACCAACATCAGAGCCAAGTCCTGGGGCCTGTCGGCCAATGGCATTGGCCACTTCAAGCATCCAAAGAGCTTGGAGCCCGTGGCCAGTCCTGCAGTCCCCTTCCCTGGGGTGCAGGGCAAAACCAAGAACAGCCCCAGCCTCCGAATCCATGGCCGGGCCCGCCGAGgggccccccagcctggcctgggccccaCTCAGACCCGGGGCCCACCAG ACGCAGCCCCCTCCCTGACCTCCATCCAGGTGCTGGAGACCTCGATGCCCATCACTTCCCAGTACTGCGTCCCGGGGGCCGCCTGCAG GCCTGGGAATGTCACCTACCACATCCCCGTCAGCGGCGGCACCCCTCTGCACCTCGGCCTGACCCTGCAGATGAA CTCCTCGTTCCCCGTGTCCGTGGTGCTGTGCAGCCTGACGTCGGAGGAGCCGTGTGAGGAAGGGGGCCTTCCACGGAGCCTCCACACCCACCAGGACACCCAG GGCACTTCCCACCAGTGGCCAGTAAGCATCCTGTCCTCCCGTGAATTCACCTACCACTTCCAGGTGGCCTTACTG GGTCAGGCCAACTGCAGCGCGGAGGCCCCGGTCCGGCCGGCCACAGACTACTACTTCCGCTTCTACCGCCTGTGTGACTGA
- the MYRF gene encoding myelin regulatory factor isoform X3, with protein MEVVDETEALQRFFEGHDINGALEPSNIDTSILEEYISKEDASDLCFPDISAPAGAAAYAHGQPAIPGSSGVHHLSPPGGGPSPGRHGPHPPPSYSAPLNCNNNNGMGAAPKPFLGGSGPPIKAEPKAPYAPGTLPDSPPDSGSEAYSPQQVNDPHLLRTLTPETLCHAGGPSRLEHLPPPPAHLPGPPPPPPPPPHYPVLQRDLYMKAEPPMPPYAAMGQGLVPAELHHAQQSQMLHQLLQQHGAELPTHPSKKRKHSESPPNTLNAQMLNGMIKQEPGTGTALPPHPPRAPSPPWPPQGPLSPGPGSLPLSIARVQTPPWHPPGAPSPGLLQDSDSLSGSYLDPNYQSIKWQPHQQNKWATLYDANYKELPMLTYRVDADKGFNFSVGDDAFVCQKKNHFQVTVYIGMLGEPKYVKTPEGLKPLDCFYLKLHGVKLEALNQCINIEQSQSDRSKRPFNPVTVSLPPEQVTKVTVGRLHFSETTANNMRKKGKPNPDQRYFMLVVALQAHAQNQNYTLAAQISERIIVRASNPGQFESDSDVLWQRAQVPDTVFHHGRVGINTDRPDEALVVHGNVKVMGSLMHPSDLRAKEHVQEVDTTEQLKRISRMRLVHYRYKPEFAATAGIEASAPETGVIAQEVKEILPEAVKDTGDVVFANGNTIENFLVVNKERIFMENVGAVKELCKLTDNLETRIDELERWSHKLAKLRRLDSFKSTGSSGAFSHTGSQFSRVGSVPHKKRPPKVASKPSSVVPDQACISQRFLQGTIIALVVVMAFSVVSMSTLYVLSLRTEEDLVETDGRSSQNFGTTQLRQSPVTTGLPGTRPSLLLVPTGLTSSAPRPALRALDLCSSRPCPVVCCPSPTPSPSMDSSLRSSINPSRGLSPSPGPSTNRSDPSQMALLPVTNIRAKSWGLSANGIGHFKHPKSLEPVASPAVPFPGVQGKTKNSPSLRIHGRARRGAPQPGLGPTQTRGPPDAAPSLTSIQVLETSMPITSQYCVPGAACRPGNVTYHIPVSGGTPLHLGLTLQMNSSFPVSVVLCSLTSEEPCEEGGLPRSLHTHQDTQGTSHQWPVSILSSREFTYHFQVALLGQANCSAEAPVRPATDYYFRFYRLCD; from the exons GCCATGACATCAATGGCGCCCTGGAGCCCTCCAACATCGACACCAGCATCCTGGAGGAGTACATCAGTAAAGAGGATGCCTCCGACCT CTGCTTCCCTGACATCTCCGCTCCAGCCGGCGCCGCCGCCTACGCCCACGGGCAACCAGCGATCCCCGGCTCGAGCGGGGTCCACCACCTGAGCCCCCCTGGGGGCGGACCCTCCCCGGGGCGCCacggcccccacccacccccgagcTACAGCGCCCCGCTCAACTGCAACAACAACAATGGCATGGGTGCCGCTCCCAAGCCCTTCCTGGGGGGCTCTGGGCCCCCCATCAAGGCAGAGCCCAAGGCTCCCTATGCCCCAGG cacGCTGCCCGACTCCCCTCCAGACTCAGGCTCCGAGGCCTATTCCCCGCAGCAGGTGAACG ACCCCCACCTCCTGCGCACCCTAACCCCTGAGACCCTGTGCCATGCGGGGGGGCCCTCTCGCCTGGAGCACCTGCCCCCACCGCCAGCCCACCTGCCaggccccccgccgcccccgccacccccacctcacTACCCCGTCCTGCAGCGGGACCTGTACATGAAGGCGGAGCCCCCGATGCCCCCCTACGCGGCcatggggcaggggctggtgccCGCCGAGCTGCACCACGCCCAGCAGTCCCAGATGCTGCACCAGCTGCTGCAGCAACATGGAGCCGA GCTCCCCACGCACCCCTCGAAGAAGAGGAAGCACTCGGAATCACCCCCCAACACCCTCAACGCCCAGATGCTGAACGGGATGATCAAACAGGAGCCCGGGACCGGGACAGCCCTGCCGCCACACCCCCCTCGAGCCCCGTCCCCGCcctggcctccccagggcccactCTCGCCCGGCCCCGGCTCCTTGCCCCTCAGCATCGCCCGGGTGCAGACGCCGCCCTGGCACCCACCAGGTGCGCCGTCACCAG GTCTCCTGCAGGACAGTGACAGCCTCAGTGGCTCCTACCTGGACCCCAACTACCAGTCCATCAAGTGGCAGCCACACCAGCAGAACAAGTGGGCAACGCTGTACGACGCGAACTACAAGGAGCT gcccATGCTCACCTACCGCGTGGACGCCGACAAGGGCTTCAACTTCTCGGTGGGAGACGACGCCTTCGTGTGCCAGAAGAAGAACCACTTCCAGGTGACGGTGTACATCGGCATGCTGGGCGAGCCCAAGTACGTCAAGACGCCCGAAGGCCTCAAGCCCCTCGACTGCTTCTACCTGAAGCTGCACGGAGTGAAG ctggAAGCCCTGAACCAGTGCATCAACATCGAGCAGTCTCAGTCGGACCGCAGCAAGCGGCCCTTCAACCCCGTCAC GGTCAGTCTGCCCCCTGAGCAGGTCACGAAGGTGACCGTGGGGCGGCTGCACTTCAGCGAGACCACCGCCAACAACATGCGCAAGAAGGGCAAGCCCAACCCTGACCAGAG GTACTTCATGCTGGTGGTGGCCCTCCAGGCCCACGCACAAAATCAGAACTACACGCTGGCGGCCCAGATCTCAGAGCGCATCATCGTGCGG GCCTCCAACCCAGGCCAGTTTGAGAGCGACAGCGACGTGCTGTGGCAGCGGGCACAGGTGCCCGACACCGTCTTCCACCACGGCCGCGTGGGCATCAACACGGACCGGCCTGACGAGGCGCTGGTCGTGCACGGCAACGTCAAGGTCATGGGCTCGCTCATGCACCCGTCGGACCTTCGGGCCAAGGAGCACGTGCAAGAG GTGGACACCACGGAGCAGCTGAAGAGGATCTCGCGCATGCGGCTGGTGCACTACAGATACAAGCCAGAGTTTGCGGCCACCGCCGGCATTGAGGCCTCGGCACCCGAGACAG GTGTCATTGCCCAGGAGGTGAAGGAGATCCTGCCTGAGGCTGTGAAGGACACTGGAGACGTGGTCTTTGCCAACGGGAACACCATAGAGAACTTTCTGGTGGTGAATAAG GAGCGCATCTTCATGGAGAACGTGGGTGCCGTGAAGGAGCTGTGCAAGCTCACCGACAACCTGGAGACGCGCATCGACGAGCTGGAGCGCTGGAGCCACAAGCTGGCCAAGCTGCGGCGGCTGGACAGCTTCAAGTCCACCGGCAGCTCGGGCGCCTTCAG CCACACAGGGAGCCAGTTCAGCCGGGTGGGCAGCGTCCCCCACAAGAAGAGGCCCCCCAAGGTGGCCAGCAag CCGTCGTCCGTGGTCCCAGACCAGGCCTGCATCAGCCAGCGCTTCCTGCAGGGAACCATCATTGCCCTGGTGGTGGTCATGGCTTTCAG CGTGGTGTCCATGTCCACCCTGTACGTGCTGAGCCTGCGCACCGAGGAGGACCTGGTGGAGACGGATGG CAGGTCCAGCCAGAACTTCGGGACCACTCAGCTCCGACAGTCCCCTGTGACCACTGGGCTGCCAGGCACACGGCCCTCTTTGCTGCTGG TCCCCACCGGCCTGACCAGCTCAGCCCCCCGACCGGCCCTCCGCGCCTTGGACCTGTGCTCCAGCCGCCCCTGCCCTGTCGTCTGCTGCCCCTCACCCACTCCAAGCCCTTCCATGGACTCTAGTCTTCGCTCCAGCATCAACCCCAGCCGTGGTCTCAGCCCCAGTCCTGGCCCCTCCACGAACCGCTCAG ACCCTAGCCAGATGGCCCTGCTGCCAGTCACCAACATCAGAGCCAAGTCCTGGGGCCTGTCGGCCAATGGCATTGGCCACTTCAAGCATCCAAAGAGCTTGGAGCCCGTGGCCAGTCCTGCAGTCCCCTTCCCTGGGGTGCAGGGCAAAACCAAGAACAGCCCCAGCCTCCGAATCCATGGCCGGGCCCGCCGAGgggccccccagcctggcctgggccccaCTCAGACCCGGGGCCCACCAG ACGCAGCCCCCTCCCTGACCTCCATCCAGGTGCTGGAGACCTCGATGCCCATCACTTCCCAGTACTGCGTCCCGGGGGCCGCCTGCAG GCCTGGGAATGTCACCTACCACATCCCCGTCAGCGGCGGCACCCCTCTGCACCTCGGCCTGACCCTGCAGATGAA CTCCTCGTTCCCCGTGTCCGTGGTGCTGTGCAGCCTGACGTCGGAGGAGCCGTGTGAGGAAGGGGGCCTTCCACGGAGCCTCCACACCCACCAGGACACCCAG GGCACTTCCCACCAGTGGCCAGTAAGCATCCTGTCCTCCCGTGAATTCACCTACCACTTCCAGGTGGCCTTACTG GGTCAGGCCAACTGCAGCGCGGAGGCCCCGGTCCGGCCGGCCACAGACTACTACTTCCGCTTCTACCGCCTGTGTGACTGA
- the MYRF gene encoding myelin regulatory factor isoform X4, which produces MEVVDETEALQRFFEGHDINGALEPSNIDTSILEEYISKEDASDLCFPDISAPAGAAAYAHGQPAIPGSSGVHHLSPPGGGPSPGRHGPHPPPSYSAPLNCNNNNGMGAAPKPFLGGSGPPIKAEPKAPYAPGTLPDSPPDSGSEAYSPQQVNDPHLLRTLTPETLCHAGGPSRLEHLPPPPAHLPGPPPPPPPPPHYPVLQRDLYMKAEPPMPPYAAMGQGLVPAELHHAQQSQMLHQLLQQHGAELPTHPSKKRKHSESPPNTLNAQMLNGMIKQEPGTGTALPPHPPRAPSPPWPPQGPLSPGPGSLPLSIARVQTPPWHPPGAPSPGLLQDSDSLSGSYLDPNYQSIKWQPHQQNKWATLYDANYKELPMLTYRVDADKGFNFSVGDDAFVCQKKNHFQVTVYIGMLGEPKYVKTPEGLKPLDCFYLKLHGVKLEALNQCINIEQSQSDRSKRPFNPVTVSLPPEQVTKVTVGRLHFSETTANNMRKKGKPNPDQRYFMLVVALQAHAQNQNYTLAAQISERIIVRASNPGQFESDSDVLWQRAQVPDTVFHHGRVGINTDRPDEALVVHGNVKVMGSLMHPSDLRAKEHVQEVDTTEQLKRISRMRLVHYRYKPEFAATAGIEASAPETGVIAQEVKEILPEAVKDTGDVVFANGNTIENFLVVNKERIFMENVGAVKELCKLTDNLETRIDELERWSHKLAKLRRLDSFKSTGSSGAFSHTGSQFSRVGSVPHKKRPPKVASKPSSVVPDQACISQRFLQGTIIALVVVMAFSVVSMSTLYVLSLRTEEDLVETDGSSQNFGTTQLRQSPVTTGLPGTRPSLLLVPTGLTSSAPRPALRALDLCSSRPCPVVCCPSPTPSPSMDSSLRSSINPSRGLSPSPGPSTNRSDPSQMALLPVTNIRAKSWGLSANGIGHFKHPKSLEPVASPAVPFPGVQGKTKNSPSLRIHGRARRGAPQPGLGPTQTRGPPDAAPSLTSIQVLETSMPITSQYCVPGAACRPGNVTYHIPVSGGTPLHLGLTLQMNSSFPVSVVLCSLTSEEPCEEGGLPRSLHTHQDTQGTSHQWPVSILSSREFTYHFQVALLGQANCSAEAPVRPATDYYFRFYRLCD; this is translated from the exons GCCATGACATCAATGGCGCCCTGGAGCCCTCCAACATCGACACCAGCATCCTGGAGGAGTACATCAGTAAAGAGGATGCCTCCGACCT CTGCTTCCCTGACATCTCCGCTCCAGCCGGCGCCGCCGCCTACGCCCACGGGCAACCAGCGATCCCCGGCTCGAGCGGGGTCCACCACCTGAGCCCCCCTGGGGGCGGACCCTCCCCGGGGCGCCacggcccccacccacccccgagcTACAGCGCCCCGCTCAACTGCAACAACAACAATGGCATGGGTGCCGCTCCCAAGCCCTTCCTGGGGGGCTCTGGGCCCCCCATCAAGGCAGAGCCCAAGGCTCCCTATGCCCCAGG cacGCTGCCCGACTCCCCTCCAGACTCAGGCTCCGAGGCCTATTCCCCGCAGCAGGTGAACG ACCCCCACCTCCTGCGCACCCTAACCCCTGAGACCCTGTGCCATGCGGGGGGGCCCTCTCGCCTGGAGCACCTGCCCCCACCGCCAGCCCACCTGCCaggccccccgccgcccccgccacccccacctcacTACCCCGTCCTGCAGCGGGACCTGTACATGAAGGCGGAGCCCCCGATGCCCCCCTACGCGGCcatggggcaggggctggtgccCGCCGAGCTGCACCACGCCCAGCAGTCCCAGATGCTGCACCAGCTGCTGCAGCAACATGGAGCCGA GCTCCCCACGCACCCCTCGAAGAAGAGGAAGCACTCGGAATCACCCCCCAACACCCTCAACGCCCAGATGCTGAACGGGATGATCAAACAGGAGCCCGGGACCGGGACAGCCCTGCCGCCACACCCCCCTCGAGCCCCGTCCCCGCcctggcctccccagggcccactCTCGCCCGGCCCCGGCTCCTTGCCCCTCAGCATCGCCCGGGTGCAGACGCCGCCCTGGCACCCACCAGGTGCGCCGTCACCAG GTCTCCTGCAGGACAGTGACAGCCTCAGTGGCTCCTACCTGGACCCCAACTACCAGTCCATCAAGTGGCAGCCACACCAGCAGAACAAGTGGGCAACGCTGTACGACGCGAACTACAAGGAGCT gcccATGCTCACCTACCGCGTGGACGCCGACAAGGGCTTCAACTTCTCGGTGGGAGACGACGCCTTCGTGTGCCAGAAGAAGAACCACTTCCAGGTGACGGTGTACATCGGCATGCTGGGCGAGCCCAAGTACGTCAAGACGCCCGAAGGCCTCAAGCCCCTCGACTGCTTCTACCTGAAGCTGCACGGAGTGAAG ctggAAGCCCTGAACCAGTGCATCAACATCGAGCAGTCTCAGTCGGACCGCAGCAAGCGGCCCTTCAACCCCGTCAC GGTCAGTCTGCCCCCTGAGCAGGTCACGAAGGTGACCGTGGGGCGGCTGCACTTCAGCGAGACCACCGCCAACAACATGCGCAAGAAGGGCAAGCCCAACCCTGACCAGAG GTACTTCATGCTGGTGGTGGCCCTCCAGGCCCACGCACAAAATCAGAACTACACGCTGGCGGCCCAGATCTCAGAGCGCATCATCGTGCGG GCCTCCAACCCAGGCCAGTTTGAGAGCGACAGCGACGTGCTGTGGCAGCGGGCACAGGTGCCCGACACCGTCTTCCACCACGGCCGCGTGGGCATCAACACGGACCGGCCTGACGAGGCGCTGGTCGTGCACGGCAACGTCAAGGTCATGGGCTCGCTCATGCACCCGTCGGACCTTCGGGCCAAGGAGCACGTGCAAGAG GTGGACACCACGGAGCAGCTGAAGAGGATCTCGCGCATGCGGCTGGTGCACTACAGATACAAGCCAGAGTTTGCGGCCACCGCCGGCATTGAGGCCTCGGCACCCGAGACAG GTGTCATTGCCCAGGAGGTGAAGGAGATCCTGCCTGAGGCTGTGAAGGACACTGGAGACGTGGTCTTTGCCAACGGGAACACCATAGAGAACTTTCTGGTGGTGAATAAG GAGCGCATCTTCATGGAGAACGTGGGTGCCGTGAAGGAGCTGTGCAAGCTCACCGACAACCTGGAGACGCGCATCGACGAGCTGGAGCGCTGGAGCCACAAGCTGGCCAAGCTGCGGCGGCTGGACAGCTTCAAGTCCACCGGCAGCTCGGGCGCCTTCAG CCACACAGGGAGCCAGTTCAGCCGGGTGGGCAGCGTCCCCCACAAGAAGAGGCCCCCCAAGGTGGCCAGCAag CCGTCGTCCGTGGTCCCAGACCAGGCCTGCATCAGCCAGCGCTTCCTGCAGGGAACCATCATTGCCCTGGTGGTGGTCATGGCTTTCAG CGTGGTGTCCATGTCCACCCTGTACGTGCTGAGCCTGCGCACCGAGGAGGACCTGGTGGAGACGGATGG GTCCAGCCAGAACTTCGGGACCACTCAGCTCCGACAGTCCCCTGTGACCACTGGGCTGCCAGGCACACGGCCCTCTTTGCTGCTGG TCCCCACCGGCCTGACCAGCTCAGCCCCCCGACCGGCCCTCCGCGCCTTGGACCTGTGCTCCAGCCGCCCCTGCCCTGTCGTCTGCTGCCCCTCACCCACTCCAAGCCCTTCCATGGACTCTAGTCTTCGCTCCAGCATCAACCCCAGCCGTGGTCTCAGCCCCAGTCCTGGCCCCTCCACGAACCGCTCAG ACCCTAGCCAGATGGCCCTGCTGCCAGTCACCAACATCAGAGCCAAGTCCTGGGGCCTGTCGGCCAATGGCATTGGCCACTTCAAGCATCCAAAGAGCTTGGAGCCCGTGGCCAGTCCTGCAGTCCCCTTCCCTGGGGTGCAGGGCAAAACCAAGAACAGCCCCAGCCTCCGAATCCATGGCCGGGCCCGCCGAGgggccccccagcctggcctgggccccaCTCAGACCCGGGGCCCACCAG ACGCAGCCCCCTCCCTGACCTCCATCCAGGTGCTGGAGACCTCGATGCCCATCACTTCCCAGTACTGCGTCCCGGGGGCCGCCTGCAG GCCTGGGAATGTCACCTACCACATCCCCGTCAGCGGCGGCACCCCTCTGCACCTCGGCCTGACCCTGCAGATGAA CTCCTCGTTCCCCGTGTCCGTGGTGCTGTGCAGCCTGACGTCGGAGGAGCCGTGTGAGGAAGGGGGCCTTCCACGGAGCCTCCACACCCACCAGGACACCCAG GGCACTTCCCACCAGTGGCCAGTAAGCATCCTGTCCTCCCGTGAATTCACCTACCACTTCCAGGTGGCCTTACTG GGTCAGGCCAACTGCAGCGCGGAGGCCCCGGTCCGGCCGGCCACAGACTACTACTTCCGCTTCTACCGCCTGTGTGACTGA